The nucleotide window CACTACCTCAATTAAAAAAATACGATGTCACGCAAAAGGTAATTGAGGCACTAGCTGATGCCGAGTCGCGCACCATACTGTTTTCTGTGATAAAACAGGGAAGAACTGCAGCTGAGCTAGCAGACAAGTACAAGATTCCATTAAGCTCTGTTTACAAAAAGCTGGCAGATTTGGAGGATCTGACACTGGTCCACGTAGAAAGATGGATGATATCAGACAAGGGCAGAAAATTCAAAGTATACCGAAGCAGAATAAGCAAAGCAGACATTTCAATCAAAAAGCCAGAGCCGGTTCTGAGCCTTGCACCAAACCTGTGATACCATGATAGAGAAAAACTCGATATTCCAGCTCAGTCAGTACGATATCACCCAACAGATCATCGAAACACTGGCAAATGTTTACTCTAGAGCAGTATTGTTTTGTATAATAGATGAGGCAAAGGATGCCCAGACAATTGCTGATGATCAAAAAATGTCAATTTCTACAGTATACAAGATATTATCCAATCTTGAAAACCTCACACTAATCGAGGTGGACAGATTCGAAATCTCTGATGCCGGCAAAAAAATAAAATTCTACAAAAGCAGAATCAAAAAGGCCGAAATCATAGTCGGTGGAAACACGCCTACTCTGAATCTGCAATCCAACTAGACTCATTCTATAATTTTAGAACATATCCCTGCTTTAAATAAAGTTAGGCGCGCCTATCAAAACATTGAAGCAGTTTTTGATTTTGGCGCTAGTCGTATCGGTGATATTTTCTGCCATACCGTACTCTAGTGCAGAATCCCAGGACATTGCACTTGCCGATGCAACAGGAAGAGTAGTAACACTTGGGATCGACATGATTCGAGAGAGCATACAGAATAACAGTTATGATTCGGCGTTGAAATATTCTAAATTTACAACCGATTTTTATTCTGCACAAATATACACACTGCGCTCATCAAATATCGAATCTGCAGATGATCTACATCTTTTATTAATTGACATTCACTCCAAAATAGCGCGTAGTGCATCATCCGATGAGATTTTTGCAGACTTGGATATGGCCTCACAATATGTGAGTAAATTTCCAACATCAACAGAGCCACTAATGGTCGCATCTCACTTGTTGTCTGCATCTGATCAAAGTTACCAGCTATCAAAACCAGAAAACAACGGGGATCATTTCTACATCATTGCCGATTCGCTCAGAATAATGTCATTTAATTTATTCAATAGCAATTCAGCCCCACAAGAAAGACAAGCAGATGAGATTCGCGCATTTTATTTGGATTTACAGCAACACATGGATGCCAAAAAAGATTTTGTCTCAATTGGTAAGCTGATCACAACAATTCAGCGAGACATTACCGGAACTGATACAGTGCTTGTTGATTCTGCTAATTTGTATAATGTGATTCGTGATTTGTATTCACAAACCGATGTTGAGCTGCAAGCAGGCAACTATGAAAAGGCAGAAGAGTTAGTGATTGCTGCATATTTGGATAATTTTGAGTACCTGGAAGCAGATATTGAGATAGTTGATGAAACACTACTCCACACCATGGAACTCAACATGAGAGAAGAGCTTCGTGCAATGGTAAAAGAGAAAAAATCGCCAGAAGAAATAATGACATTCATCAATGATCCAATACTAAAAGATCTGGAAAAAGCAGAAGGCTTGGTATCGAATCTAAAACGAGCCGATCCACAAGTAGCCCATGCTGCGGCGGCTCAACCAAAGCTGCTAAACCCAATGGGTTCTGCCACGGATGATCAAAAATCAGGCGTGCGAGCTGAGATTGACTTCATTCGGGCAACACTTGAAACCATGCTGGTTCAATACCAAAACCAAGACTATACTGCGGCATTTACATCGGCTAGAACTGCATATTTGGATAGCTACGAGCACGTAGAGATACCGCTTCGAAGCATTGATCCAGATTTCACACTAGAAGTAGAGTTACAATTTGCTGAGCTAAGACAACTAATCAATGAAAAGGCAGATTTTTCTCAGGTCCAAGAAGCCGCAATCAAGGTACGACGAAGTCTTGATGAGTCAGAAAGACTGGTAACTGGGACTGGACAGCTGGCGCCAGCAATTGCGTTTACATCATCATTTGCAGTAATATTTCGAGAGGGATTGGAATCGGTTCTGATTCTTGGCGCAATTCTGACATATCTAGAAGCATCACGAAACACTCGATTCAAAAAATACGTCCATTATGGAATTGTTTTGGCAATAGCTGCCACTGCAGTGACATGGGTAGTTGCAGCTTATCTGATCAAGATCTCTGGAGCAAATCGGGAGCTAATAGAAGCAATTGCGGCACTTTCGGCCACTGCAGTTTTGTTTTATGTCAGCTTTTGGATCCTAAACAAAATAGAGCACAAAAAATGGATGGAGTTTGTCAAGGCAAAGGTCTGGCAGGCATCCACCACCGGTGGTGTTGCAGTATTTGTAATGTTGTCATTCTTTACTGTATACAGGGAAGGATTTGAAACTGTACTGTTCTATGAGGCAATGTTTGGATTTGCAAAATACATGGAGCTGTATGTCGGACTGGGATTTGTCCTAGGTATTGGAACTTTACTTGGGATTTACTATGTGACTCGAAAGCTTGGAAAGAGATTACCACTAAAGATGCTCTTTGGCCTAACAATGGGCGTTGGCGCATATCTGTCAATTGCGTTTTTGGGCAATGCCATAAGGGAGCTGCAAACACTGGACATAGTACCATTTACCAGCATGCTTGGAATCATTCCAAGACTAGACATCAATCTGGCAAAGATGACTGGAATCTATCCAACACTAGAGACATTGATTGGACAGCTGATCATGCTTGGAATCTACATGGTTGCAGCATCATATGTTTTGGTATTGAGGCCAAAAAGAGAAGAAAAAATAGCAACCATGCGCAAATCAAGACGAGAAGCAGATGAGCCAAAGACGAATTAGAATCGGAATTGATGTTGGCGGTACATTTACCAAAGCAGTCGCAATAGACATCAAGACTGGCCAAATAATAGGCAAATCCACCATACCAACCACCCACAAGGCGCAAAAGGGAGTTTCGGAGGGAATCATTACCGCACTATCAACCATACTAGCAGAATCAAAAATAGAAATAAACGAAATTGAGCTAATTGCACATTCCACCACACAGGCAATCAATGCATTATTAGAATCAGACACTGCAAAGGTTGGAATCATTGCAATGGGAGTTACTCCAGAAAAAGGCAACATCATAAAGCGCACTACACTAAATGATGCAAAGTATAATTCCGATCAATCGCTAAAAACAGAGCACGCATTTTTGGATACTGCGCATCTGATATCAGAGTCAGAGGTAAACCAAACCATATCATCACTAAAAGAAAAAGGAGCTCAGGTAATAGTAGCTACTGAAGCATTTGGGGTAGACGATCCATCCAATGAGATGTTTGTAATGAAAAACGCCATCACACATAACATTCCGGCAACCGCATCACATGAAATCTCTGGAATTTATGGGCTGGAGATACGTACATTGACTGCTGCAATAAACGCAAGCGTTCTGCCCAAAACCTTTGAGGTGGCAAACTTTGTCGAAGAGGCAATAAAAAATGCCGGAGTCCATGCACCAGTCATGATAATGAAGGGAGATGGGGGTGTTACCAGCATGGACACATTTAGGACAAAACCTATTCTTACCATATTATCTGGGCCTGCAGCCAGTGTTGCAGGGGCCCTACTATACCTAAAAATATCAAACGGAATATTTGTGGAGGTCGGCGGAACATCAACCAATATCTGCATAATTAAAAATGGCAAGCCAGAGATTCGCTATGTTACCATAAAGGATCATCCAACTTGCATTCGTTCAATGGATGTCAGGATATTGGGAGTGGCGGGAGGTTCCATGATAAAGCTCAAGGATAAACATGTCTGGAAGGTAGGCCCTCGCAGTGCGCATATTGCAGGTATGAGATATTCGTGCTTTGCCGACTCGGATGTGCTCAAAAAAGGCAAGATAATCCATGTCAAACCAAAGCAAAACGATGCAGACCCATATGTTGCCGTACAGTGTGAAGGTGAAACATTTGCCATTACCAATACTTGTGCTGCAAATGCACTGGGAATGATAGAAAAAGACGACTATTCCTATGCCAATCAGAATTCCGCAAAAATTGCAATGGAGTTGCTGGGCAGAGAAATTGGAGTGACTGGTCCTGAAGCTGCAATGTCTGTAATTCAAACAGCATCATTTGAAATAACAAAAACAGTATCAAAGATTCTAAAAGAATTCAAGATGGATAAAACAAAAACCCAGATAATCGGCGGCGGTGGTGGAGCGTCGGTTTTGGTCCCATTTGTTGCAAAGCAGCTAGTCATTCCATACCAAAAAGCAGAGCATGCCGAGGTAATATCGTCAATTGGGGTTGCATCTTCTATGATCCAAGAAGAGTTAGAGCACACCATAGCAAACCCAACGCCGGAGCAAATCTCGGAAATGCACAAAAAAATCCATCAGATCATGATAGACAGGGGCGCTGTACCAGAATCCATTGTGATAAACTCGGAATACATTGCAGAAAAATCACTACTGCGAGTTTCTGCCACCGGAAATGTCGAGATGGATAGTGCAGATAATGCAAAAAATGTATTCACATTAGATGAAGCAAAAAACAGGGCATCAGATACCATGGAGTTGTCCTCGGATTTAGTAGACCTTACATTTGAGACTGATCATTATTTTGTCTTTACAGGACATGTATCAGAAAAGAAACTATTCAGCAAGAAAAACCGTCACCATGTACTGGTTTTGGATAGGTTTGGTAGACAAAAGCTATCAATACCAAACGCCAAGATATTCCAAGGCGGTAAAATCTCAATATTGGAAGAGCTGGATGATTTTCTGGAATCACGCAACAATGACATTGCACCCCAGGTGTATCTGATGAATAATTTGAAATTAATCGACTTTTCGAGCCTGACATCAATATCTCATATACTTAATGCAGTACAGGGAGAACTGGATTCATCTGAAAAGGCAGCAATCATAGTAGAACTGTAAATGTTGGTTGCTGATTATTGTTTAATCTTTGATTTGAACTCGATTATTTCCAATTCTTTTCCGTTTTCCGTGATTTTTGTTATCTTTGGCTTAAAGTTTGGCTCATCCTTTGGAAGTATCTTACCATCTGCGGATGCCTGATTCAACTCTATTATAACAAATACAGACGCTGCAACTAGTATGATTAGCGCAAGTGTTGTCATCATGGACGCATTTCTGTAGGGTATGATTAAAGAAAGCTGGAACTATCACACCAAAATTGGTTCCAAAAAGGAATCTATACTGAGAAACTCTTGATAAAACAGGCATGTTACTCGGTATATCTCTGGTTGTGATGGGCTCACTCATAATTGGATTCTCGCTGTTTGGCCTAACAAACAACCCATTATCGGCGGAAACGTGGCTTCAGATATCTCACCAACACTATGTCGTACTGTTTGGGATTGGATTTTTACTAATTGGGATTAGGATGCTAAGAAAAAAAAGGCCTAGTTTGGTGCCTTGAGAACGTACTGATTGTTCATCTCGTCCCATGTTTCATCAGTTACTGCGGAAATTACCACACCTTCAGATATGATAATCTCCATCACGTGTGGAGTTAGAGCCTGAGTTACTATTTGGTCGGTTCTATCTCCAAATCCACCGTGACTGGATGTGAACATTACATCCAACTTGTACTGCTCTGGGAATGACTCTAATATTGTGATTGGGCCAAACTCTAGTGTATCTTTCATTCCATCAAATGCAAATGTTGGCGATGATAAAACGAACTCGCTGGCAATTTCGATTATGGTTTGATCATCATGCGCCGGAATGTCTACTGGCATTGGAATGTTTTCCTCACCCGCACTCCAAATTATTTGGTGTAATTCTCGTAAAACACTTGGGGCCGTATCTGATGCATCAGTCCATGAAAATTCTTTTTCAAACACTCCTTGGTTTAGATGCAAAGTATACGCAAAATAGTCGGCCGCACCTTCATTTGGAAGATAATCATCGACTAGAATGTTGAATAGTTTGCTTTTCTGGAATGCTTGATCAATTTCTTTTATGGTGAGATCATCTAGTGGTACATTTGTAGTAGATTTACCTTCGGTGATGACGATCATGCCATTTTCTGGATCAAATGTCATTGTCTTTGGGGCAAATCCTGCAAATCCTCCCTCTCTCGTTATTTCAAGTGTGTATGGTGCAGTTGATTTTAGGTTCATTCTCTCAATATTCATTATTACGGACATGCCTTCCATTGAGCCGGATTTTGCAGTGCCGATTTGCTTTTTGTTTGTCAAGTCTAGTGTAAATGAGATTTCATCTCCAACCTGGTGGATTTGTGGATTCTTTACCTCAGTTACCACACCTTCAAAGCACAATGTAGATTGTGTTTGTATGCATACGTCGCTTGGGGTCAGGTCCATTCGTACAACTTCGAGACCTGCTGAGCCTGCAGATACAACAGTTGCCTTGTCATTATTGATTAGAAAGTGAAATGCCAGCCCAGCAAATTCTGGGGGAGATTCTATCACATTCTTTCCATGATACACCAGCATGGATTGTCCTGCAGATGCAGCGTTTGCTGAAAATAATACGGTAAATACGAACAAACCCAATATAGCAAGTCCTATTCTTTGATTCACGATTGTTTTTATGATGATTTGATTATAACTTTTGATTAAATTTGGTTTTAATGTAGTCATAATCATGTAAGACATGTCTAAAAACTAGATCGCCACATATCACTAAATTGTATAATATTGTACCCAACAAATTGATCGGATCATTACGATTTTTATGCATACTATATTGATCAGCTTATTTATGCCAGGTATGAGCAACATAACTAATGACTAAAATAATTTCTAATACAATACTAATGACATCACTTGCTGTAATTTTGACAATCGGTGCAACATCACAAGCATTTGCACTCGATGTATCATTTACACCAATTTCAACACCATTTAACAACCCAATCGGAATCGATCATTTCGAAGGAACACCAGACAAGGTAGTAATCAGTGTCAACTATGCAGGTGGGATACCACGAAACTTTGAGCTGGTGGCATCTGATGGTTCAAGAACCGGATTTTCAAGCCTTTCTGGTTTTACTGACGAAGTAAAGATTGCAACTGCCAGAGACGATGGAGTAAACTCCTTCACACCAGGTACAATGTTTACCGGAAATGGAATTGATGGCCAAATTGCCAAAGTTAATCCAGACGGAACATTTGTCAATCCATGGGTTGATCTTCCGGGAGTCGGAAACGGTTTGATGAGAGGTAGCCTTTATGTCGATAGAACTGGTGAATTTGGTGGCGATCTGATTGTTGTAACAACTAATGGTGAGGTTTGGCGAATCAATTCCGCAGGAACCCCAACCAAACTAGCTGATGTTAATGTACATCTTGAAGGCGTAATGACCGTACCGAGAGACCCACAGTTTGGCCAATTGGCAGGTAAAATAATTACCGGCGCTGAAGGCCAATCCCGTGTCTATGCAATTAGCACTGCGGGGGCAGTACAGTTTTGGGCAATACCATTTAATATTGAAGACATTGACCCCATACCCGAAAATGAAAACTTTTTCGGTGTGAACTTTGGAACCGGTAGATTACTTGGTGTTCCAGCTTCATCATTTGATAGTGTAGAGGGAGAGATCCTAATTACACAAGAATTTGGTGGCGGACCAACAGGTCTTGGACTATTAAGATGGGATTCTACAACAAACGCTCCAACTGTTGAATTCATTGGACGCCAAGCAGGCTCTTTCGTGCAAGGCCAATGGGAACATGTTACATTCTCAAGCGCAGGAATTGTAGAAATTCCACCAGCAGAAGAAATCTGTGGGGATGGAATTGACAATGACAATGATGGACAAGTTGACGAGGGATGCAACACAACTCCAGCAGCACAAGACGGTACATTTAGCACAGCAGAAGACACTCCATTGAGTGCATCAGCTGTTGCAACAGATGCAGAAAGTGACCCACTAACATACATGATAGTAGGCCCAACACCTGCAGGACTGATATTCAATTCTGATGGTACATTTACCTATGTCCCAGCACTTGACTTTACTGGCACAATATCATTCCAGTTCAAGGCAAATGATGGTGAGTTTGACAGTAATGTGGCTACAATAACCATAATTGTTACACCAGTAAATGACCAACCGGTTGCAAACGATGGTACCAACACAACTCCAGAAGATACATCAGTAGGCGGGACAGTAATCGGCAGTGATGTTGACGGAAACGCATTAACATTTGCATTGAACACACCTGCAACAAACGGCAGCGTAGTTATCAATGTGGATGGCACGTACACATACACACCAAATGCAAACTTTAATGGTGTAGACTCGTTTACCTTTGCGGCAAACGATGGTACAGTTGACAGTTTACCTGCAACAGTCACCATAACAGTAACACCAGTAAACGATGCACCACAATGCAATACTCCAACCACAACTACTCCATACATTTGGCCACCAAACCACAAGATGGTATCAATTGGTGCTACCATGACTGCAACTGACGTAGATGGCGATACAGTTACCATTATCGTAAGTAGCATATTCCAAGATGAGTCAACAAACGGCCTTGGAGATGGAGATACATCACCTGACGCAACCTTATCCCCAGCTCAAGTAAGAGCAGAAAGATCAGGTACAGGTGACGGACGAGTTTACATTGTTACAATGACGGCAAATGATGGAAATGACGGAACATGCAGTGGCACAGTACAAGTTATTGTTCCTCACAGCATGAAAAAGCCAATATCTGCAGTCAATTCTGGAGCAACATACAATTCCACACTACCATAAAATCCAATTCTCTTTTTCTTTTTGTACAAAAACTGATTATATTACACTAGAATGAGAACAAAGCCTAAATCAGAATAACATTGCAAAAAATCACTTGAAAACCATACTTTTCATAGCAATAGTTGCCGCAATCTCGGCAATTCCACTGTCTTTTGCAGACGAGGGAGTTGAGACAATAGAGGCCGAAGGAGAATCATTTGATGTCTCGTACAGCTTCGATGGCGAGCTTGTGGCAATACAAGTTGATCAAGAATCAACATCACTACTAGTCGGCACCACAAACGTGCAAGAATCCACACTTGAAATTTCATTTCCATCCGAATTGCTTGCGGCAGAAAACGCAGAGTTTGTAGTCCTAGTTGACGGACTGGAAACCGACTACACCATATCATATGCAGACAACAACCCAACCATCATGATACAAATCCCAGAGGCAACCGAAGAAATTGAAATCATTGGAACCACAGTGATTCCGGAATTTCCACTAGGTGTTTTGGCAATTATGGGTGCAGTCTCTGCAATGGCGCTAGTTTTTTCCAAGACTCGACCATTCAAGTAGTGATCTTTTCTAATTTTTTTGATTTTGCAGCAGTTTTGATCTCTTTTGCTATTCTTCGACCCATGCTCATTGGAACATCATGAATCAGAGTAGAGTATGGCGAGCCATCCATGTAGATGTTGGTGCCAGCAACAATTCTTGCAGAAAACTCAAAGCTCCAGAATTTCCCGTCCTGATCATATACTCCCTCTATGCAAAATGGCCCATTCATGCCTGGCTTTACCAGTCTTTTTGATGCAGAAACAAATCGCTCTCCCATCTGGTATACCTCATCTAGGAGGGATTCTCGCAGGACCATCGGACTGTTCCCTATGACATTAAACGATGAAATGTAATCCATTCCCATTTGCTGTGGGGCTGGAATTCTTGCCAGGCCTTCAATGTCGGATTCGTGCCTTTTGTCCACACCAAAGAACTCTAGGTTGCCAGTAAGTGGCGAGTAGAAAAACTGCAGATATGCCAAAACCCCAATCACATATTCCTGTAGGTATAGATCCGAATCACCTTTGATTAGTCCCTGTTTTACCAAAATATTGCGCTTTTTGATGTAGTCTTTTTCCGATGTAGTAAGAAAATAGCCCTTGCCACCAGCTGCACCATGTCTTTTTGCTATAGTAAGGCGATTGATCTTTTTGTGGTGGGGTATGGATTTTGGAACATTTAGCTTGGATTCAATCATGAGTTGCTCCTTTAGCTTTCTGTCGGACTCCCATCGTAGAATCCATTTGTTGCCAAAGACTGGGATTTTGATTGACTCGATTTGCTTTGTTGTCATTTGTGCAATTAGAGTTCCATGTGGAATCAAAACAGAGTTGTTCTTTTCCAGTATTGTGGTGCATTTTTTGTCTAAAACCTCTTCAAATGCATCCACTAGGATTAATTCATCAATGAAATCAAATCTCTTGTATAGTCGCTCTCGCTTTTTCTCGCATACCAACAAGGTCTTGAGTCCTTCGTCTTTTGCACCTTTCAGTACCTGTAGTGCGCAGTGAGACCCAAGTGTAGCAACAGATGCCATGTGTATGATGGTATTTTCAGGGTTTATGAAAGCTCGCTCTGAGTCTGGGACACAAACGCAAAGACCTCATCAATTAGCTCCATTGACAGGTCTTTTTTTAGATCTTCAGGTGTTGCTTTTAGAATAAAATCAATCATTGACATGTTCTTTGGTAATGTGTTTGGGTCTTTGGCATATATGGAATAAACCGAAATGGCATTTGATATTACAATTAGGACCTTTTCTCGATTGGATAACGTCATGGTTTGTTTGGTGACATCTAGGTAATTTCTAGTCTTATTTTCTGCGGGGGCGAATTATTCGCTCTATGATTAATCCCACGATACCCACAGATAATGCGATTATAATAGAGAGATAGAAATCTGATATTGGCTCTCCAAGGAGTGGTGCATCGGATGACATGTAAGACAATGTATCTCCATCCATTGGCATTGCAGATTCTGGCGGTGAGGCATATTGTGATTGATCAGCCGCATCTTCTGCAAACTGAGGTTCTGGGCTAGGCACTTCAGGTACTGTCTGCTCTGTAGTATCATATGCTGGAGCAGACTCGATTGATTCGACTCCACTATGTGTTGGCTCTTCTGTAGGTGCCGACTTCATTGCCATCTCTGGACTGGTCGCAGTAAATGCTGATTCAGGTGCATTAAATTGATTTCCAGAGTTTGCACGTGCATTTGATAGTACTACTCGGTTGTTTTGCTGGATGAATTGGGCCGAAAACCATGCCGCAAGTGACACACCGCCAATTGTTGCAAATCGGTATATGCGATTAAACGAGTTGAACAATGATTTTGAGGACTTTGCCTTCTCGGACATGCCCGATGGCAAAATTACAATGGCAAATTTGTCCACTGTATAATACTTCATGTCGTGCGATTTGGTGTTCTTTCCGGTTTGCGATATTTTGACCACGTTGCAGTCTTGCATCTTTTTGAGATGATACATAACTAATGGTAGTGAGATTTCTGTTTTTTGTGCTATTTGGTTTGCAGTCATTTCCTCATTGAATAATAATTTCAGAATTGTTCTAGACGAATCCGAGCTAAGTAACTCCCCTACTGCCTTGATACGATCATCATCAGTGGATAAGATCTCTATTTTGTCGTTAATTCCCATTGGATCTTCTGAGTCGCCCATGATTCAATGACGCTTCAGTGAATAGATATTAAAATTTTCGATTCAATTCTATTTTAATCAAAGGTAATAAGCAAACCTACCTATCATCATACCATGAACAAAACAATAACAGTCGCAACAGCGATAGGAGTTGTTCTTGCATTAGGGTTCTCATTAGGAGCAATCCCAAGTGGAATCAATGCACAGGCACAAACAGAGCCAACTCCATTCCCCTCACGAGAAAAAACAATTTCCGTGTCGGGCCAAGCAAGCACCTTTGTTGAACCAGACAGACTCAACATCAACTTTGGCGTAGAGGTCCAAAAACCAACTGCCAAAGAGGCACTAGATGAAAACAGTGCCAAGATGAACGAGGTAATTGACGCAATCAAAGCAGCTGGAATAAATGATGATGAAATCACAACATCCCAGTTCTCAATTTACCCAGTTTACGAGTCGTATCAGGAAAAGGAAACTGGAATCTACAAGCAAAGACTAACCGGCTACAGCGTATCTAACATCATCAGTGTCAAGACATCAAAGCTGGACTTGGCATCAAACATCATAGATGCAGCAGTAGATGCCGGAGTAAATCGTGTAGATAGTGTGTGGTTCTCCTTATCTGAGAAAAAACAACAACAAGTAAGCGATGATTTGTTGGCAGAGGCAGTCAAAAACGCAAAATCCAAGGCAGAAAAGGCACTTGTCCCCCTAGACTACCAAGTGATTGGAGTAAAGCATGTGAGCCTTTCTGAGGGCGGATACTATCCACCACCAATGCCATACTATGGCGCAATGGATGGATTTGCGATGGAAAAATCTGCAACACCAATCTTCTCATCTGACCAACAAGTCAGTGCAAGCGCAACCGTTGTCTTCCTAATTGGAAGCAACTAACTTTTTTATTTTTTCTATTTTCTTTGATAGTAAGGCCTCTTTTGGCAATATTATGGAGAATGCAGTACCTTTACCATCCTTGCTGTGAGCAGTAATCATTCCTCGATGTTGTTCTACTATCTTTTTGCAGCTTGCCAGTCCCAGGCCAGTTCCTGTCTGCTTTGTGGTGAATAGTGGCTCAAATATTTTGGGCAGGACATCATTTGATATGCCGCATCCAGTATCGAATATCTGAATCATCACATCGTTTGGCATATCCGATAGTGTAATGTCAATTTGTCCGGAATTGTTCATTGCCTGAATAGAATTCATCATTAGGTTGGTCAGTACGACTTCCATTTTGATTCCATCACAAACTACATACACAAAGTTTCGTGGTAGATTGATTGTAACGGTGTCCGGTTTTACTATTTTCTCTAAAGCTGCGGCAATTATTTCGTTTACTAGATGCTTCTCAAAGTGTAATGTACCTGGACGAACAAAATCCAACACATCCTCGATTTGATGTGATATTCTATCTACTGCACGATGCAACCTTCCGTAATAGATTATTTTTTCTTCCAAGAGCAATCGTTGTTTTGCTTCCATTATTTCCACGGTATTTTTTATCACAGATAATGGGTTTCTCAGATCATGTGCTAGTCTTGCTGCCAGCTCACCAATTGCTTTTAGCTTTTCAGATTTTTCACCTATTTTGGTGTCGATTCTCTCAATTGGTGCAATATATCCACATACCAATCCAATATTGGAATAATGATTCTTGATTGCTTCCTCGTTTGGTGCCTCTAATACACAACACATCTCTTGTGATTTATGATCATAAAATATCTCTACAGTGGATATCCCAAACTCGTTTATTTCTTGGTTTACAGTATCTATTATTTTGTCCAGGCCTGTCTCTGTCACTCTATGTCTTGCTATGAATTCGGGCACAAATCGGATAGCCTAAAACCGATTAAGTAAATTTAGATTTTTGATCCAAACAAACAGAGTGTAGTATGGTGGGAATCAGTAGCCATTTAGTATTTGTTCGTATTGAGACAGCTCCTCGATTGCACGTATTTTGCCCGAGGTTATCTTCATTAGTCTGTTTTTGTATGACAGATCAATTCTGGTTCGGCGCTCTAGCTGCTCAATTACTCGTTTTGTGAGGTATTTTCCCTTTCTGTCAGAATCAAACAGCAGGATCAGATTCTTGTGACAACAAACAGAATCTGCAAATTTTGTTATTCCGCCAAATCGATGAAACTCTAAAATTTGC belongs to Candidatus Nitrosotenuis cloacae and includes:
- a CDS encoding winged helix-turn-helix domain-containing protein translates to MSKRFTLPQLKKYDVTQKVIEALADAESRTILFSVIKQGRTAAELADKYKIPLSSVYKKLADLEDLTLVHVERWMISDKGRKFKVYRSRISKADISIKKPEPVLSLAPNL
- a CDS encoding ArsR family transcriptional regulator translates to MHQTCDTMIEKNSIFQLSQYDITQQIIETLANVYSRAVLFCIIDEAKDAQTIADDQKMSISTVYKILSNLENLTLIEVDRFEISDAGKKIKFYKSRIKKAEIIVGGNTPTLNLQSN
- a CDS encoding FTR1 family iron permease — encoded protein: MKQFLILALVVSVIFSAIPYSSAESQDIALADATGRVVTLGIDMIRESIQNNSYDSALKYSKFTTDFYSAQIYTLRSSNIESADDLHLLLIDIHSKIARSASSDEIFADLDMASQYVSKFPTSTEPLMVASHLLSASDQSYQLSKPENNGDHFYIIADSLRIMSFNLFNSNSAPQERQADEIRAFYLDLQQHMDAKKDFVSIGKLITTIQRDITGTDTVLVDSANLYNVIRDLYSQTDVELQAGNYEKAEELVIAAYLDNFEYLEADIEIVDETLLHTMELNMREELRAMVKEKKSPEEIMTFINDPILKDLEKAEGLVSNLKRADPQVAHAAAAQPKLLNPMGSATDDQKSGVRAEIDFIRATLETMLVQYQNQDYTAAFTSARTAYLDSYEHVEIPLRSIDPDFTLEVELQFAELRQLINEKADFSQVQEAAIKVRRSLDESERLVTGTGQLAPAIAFTSSFAVIFREGLESVLILGAILTYLEASRNTRFKKYVHYGIVLAIAATAVTWVVAAYLIKISGANRELIEAIAALSATAVLFYVSFWILNKIEHKKWMEFVKAKVWQASTTGGVAVFVMLSFFTVYREGFETVLFYEAMFGFAKYMELYVGLGFVLGIGTLLGIYYVTRKLGKRLPLKMLFGLTMGVGAYLSIAFLGNAIRELQTLDIVPFTSMLGIIPRLDINLAKMTGIYPTLETLIGQLIMLGIYMVAASYVLVLRPKREEKIATMRKSRREADEPKTN
- a CDS encoding hydantoinase/oxoprolinase family protein, whose amino-acid sequence is MSQRRIRIGIDVGGTFTKAVAIDIKTGQIIGKSTIPTTHKAQKGVSEGIITALSTILAESKIEINEIELIAHSTTQAINALLESDTAKVGIIAMGVTPEKGNIIKRTTLNDAKYNSDQSLKTEHAFLDTAHLISESEVNQTISSLKEKGAQVIVATEAFGVDDPSNEMFVMKNAITHNIPATASHEISGIYGLEIRTLTAAINASVLPKTFEVANFVEEAIKNAGVHAPVMIMKGDGGVTSMDTFRTKPILTILSGPAASVAGALLYLKISNGIFVEVGGTSTNICIIKNGKPEIRYVTIKDHPTCIRSMDVRILGVAGGSMIKLKDKHVWKVGPRSAHIAGMRYSCFADSDVLKKGKIIHVKPKQNDADPYVAVQCEGETFAITNTCAANALGMIEKDDYSYANQNSAKIAMELLGREIGVTGPEAAMSVIQTASFEITKTVSKILKEFKMDKTKTQIIGGGGGASVLVPFVAKQLVIPYQKAEHAEVISSIGVASSMIQEELEHTIANPTPEQISEMHKKIHQIMIDRGAVPESIVINSEYIAEKSLLRVSATGNVEMDSADNAKNVFTLDEAKNRASDTMELSSDLVDLTFETDHYFVFTGHVSEKKLFSKKNRHHVLVLDRFGRQKLSIPNAKIFQGGKISILEELDDFLESRNNDIAPQVYLMNNLKLIDFSSLTSISHILNAVQGELDSSEKAAIIVEL